The Terrirubrum flagellatum nucleotide sequence CGACGCCTCGGTCTTGCCGGCGCCGCGCACCTCGACATCCTTGTTCTTGAGCTCGGATTGCATCAGCCGCACCGCGCCGAGGCGAACCTTGTCGCCCGCCTTCATGGCTTCCTTGATCCCGTCTGAAATGCGCTGCCGCAGCATGATGCGTGTCCTGATTGGCTGGTCTGGCCGGGCGTTTAGCGGAGATTGGCGGCGAGGGAAATCAAATCTAACAGCCCGGAACCAGATTGACAGCTATAAGCATCTGTGTGGTTTAAACCCATAATTTTAAGAAATGCGAATCGACCCCAATATTGGCGATGGCGATCCCTCCGAAAGACGTAAAATTACTTTGGGCAAATGCAGCGGGCCGTTGCTCATTTCGAGATTGCAGATTGCGATTATGCACCGATCAAAGTCAGAAAATTGCCAACCACACTCTTGGAGAAATGGCACACATCAGAGGGGAGCGCAAAGGCGCGAATAGATTTGATGCATCGCAAACTGATGCTGAGAGAAACTCGTATGATAATTTGATATTATTGTGCCCCAACCATCACACGCTTATTGACAAACAAGCGAACGAAACAAAATTTAGCGTTGAAGCTCTTCACGACATGAAGAGCACGCATGAAGCATTTGTCATTGGTCGCTTAGATCGACATATTTTCCGCGATAAGTGTGAAGTAGCAGCTTATGTTTTCCCGAGCATGAACGAGAACCATCTTGTGTTCAAGGCATTTGGACCTCACTCCGAAGTCGCTCGAAAGAATCCCGCTAGCGAAGCGCACGCAGTTTGGTTGCTTGAAAGAATGTCTACCATCGTGCCTAACAATCGGCGGATGATGGAAACCATAGATGCGAGCAAGCATCTTTTCTCACCAACCGAACAGATTATTCTGTCAGAATTTGCCTTACATGTGCGCAGCTATGAGCTTTGGGTTCGGGATGAAGTAAATTATGAGGGCGTTGTGAGATTTCCGCGACAGTTTGAGATACTTATTCGCGAGTTAGTCGATGCCAGCGCATAGCGATACGTTTCCTTGGCCCTCGTACTACGGAAATTTCGATTTCTTTGAAACTGCAATTCGTAGGCACAGCAAAGTGTCTTCACTCGAGCGGATAGGGAGCGGTTTGTACAGAGTTGGTCGTAAGGCAGGGGGACAACTGCGCGTTTTCATTTGTGAATGCTATAGCTTTGGCGTCGCCGAATATGTCGAAGTAGTTGATAAACTTGGCCGCCTTGACGTCATTGTCATCAACTCAAATTGGTGCGGATATACGACAGATGCCAAGTACCGCTGTTATTGCGAGAAAGTCGGCGTTTTCAATATCGGGGAGTTCATGAAGTCTCTACATCATAAAGATGTTTGGAGCTATCTCGATGAAGCGGATGTGAAGCTGTTCAAGGAACGGGGCTGGTTGTGATGCGACCAGTCCAAATTTTTGGCTTTGGGTCGTTCTTTCGAAATGAAAATGGCATCTACAAAGACATTGATCTTCTGTTAGTTCATCACGCTGTTACATGTCAGTCGGTAGGATTTGTTATTCTTTGCAAAGATCGCATTCGGGCATTGGTACAGCAGGCAGATATCGTCATGCTCTCCGCTGCGGAGCAGCACGAGCTTAAATTCATAGAGAGAGCCAAGGCAAGGTATATTATGTCTTTGAACGAAAACCAATTTGAAGTTGATGTTCGGCTGCTTGCAGCAATACTTGATCTCAATCGAATGCGTTTGTCGAGCTAGCGTACCGCGTTCACCCCTTCACACTCCCCGCGGAAAGCCCCGCCACGATGCGCCGTTGCAGGATCAGCACCAGCGCGATCAGCGGCAGCGTGACGATGACCGAGGCCGCCATGATGCGTCCCCACGGCGTCTCATAGGCGGTGGCGCCGGTGATGAGCGCGATCGCGACCGGCACCGTGCGCTTGTCCGGCGTCAGCGTGAAAGTCAGCGCGAACAGGAACTCGTTCCAGGCGGTGATGAAAGTGAGCAGCCCGACCGCCGCCATCGCCGGCGCCATCAAGGGCGCGAACACCGAGAGCGCGATGCGCACCGGCCCCGCGCCATCGACGATTGCGGCGTCCTCAAGCTCGACCGCGATGTCGCGCATGAAATTCGTCAGCACCCAGGCGGCGAAGGGCAGCACGAGGATGAGATTGGCGAGCACGAGCCCGCTCAAGCTGTTGTAGAGCCCGAGCGCGCGGATGATCTCGAACAGGCCCGCCAGCACAGCGATCTGCGGAAACATGGAGACGCCGAGGATGGCGAGCAGCATGGCGCGCCGTCCTTTGAAACGCAGGCGCGAGAGCGGATAGGCCGCGATGAGCGCAAGCGCGATCGAGACGAGACTCACCGCCGCCGCGACAACAAGCGAATTGACGATATTCGCGAGGAAAGGCTGCTCGGAGAACAGCTCGCGATAATTCTGCAGCGTGACCTTCGTTGGCCAGAAGCCCGCGCCGATCGCGCTGCCCTCTTTCAGCGAGGTGATGATCGCCCAGAGAAACGGGAATGTCGCGTAGAGGATGATCGCTGCTACGAGGAGATAAAAGCCGACGGCGCGGGCGGGCGATTTCGCGCTCATGATGCGCTCCTCAGCGGCTCGACATCGACGCGCCGCACCGTCACGACAATCGCGACGATGATCGCGATGATCAGGAACACGCAGGTCGCGGCGGCCGAACCGAAGCCGACATCCTGGAATTCAACGAGCTGCTGGCGCGCATAGATCGACATGGTTGATGTGGCGCGCGTCGTTCCCGTCAAGACATAGATCACGTCGAAGATGCGCAGCGCGTCGAGCGCGCGGAAGATCACCGCGATGGTGAGCGCCGCCGCGATCAAGGGCAGCGTGATGCGCGTAAAGATCGTCCAGGCGCCCGCCCCGTCGAGCTTCGCGGATTCATAGACCTCGTCGGGAATGGTCTGGAGCGCCGCGAGCGCGAGCAGCGCCATGAACGGCGTCGCCTTCCAGACATCAACGGCGATGACTGACGCCATCGCAAGCCAGGGATCGGCGAGCCAGGCGATCGGCTGTGCGATCAGACCGATCTTCATCAGCATCATGTTCACGACGCCGTTGAGATCGTTCAGCATCCACGCCCACATCTTGGCGGAGACGACAGTCGGAATCGCCCATGGGATCAGCATGGCGGCGCGCGTGAGGCCGCGCCCTGGCATATTGGCGTTGAGCACGAGCGCGATGGCGACGCCGAGAATGGTTTCGAGCGCGACAGAAATCAGAGCGAAGGCGAGAGTGTTGAGAACGGCGCGACGCCAGCGCGGGTCCTGCATCAGCGCGACATAATTATCGAGGCCGACGAATTTCGAATCGGGGCTGGAGAGATACGCATCAGTGAAGCTTTCGGAGATGGTGCGGATCAGCGGCCAGCCCGCGACAAGCAGAAGCACGACGAGCAAGGGCGCGAGCATCAACCACTTCGCGCGCGCCGCTTGCGCCTCGAAGGCGGAAGGTTTCGTGGCGGCGCTTTCATAACGCGCCGCAGGCGCCGACGCGCGCGGCGCCATTGCGCCCGGCATGGCGCTAGTTCCACGCGCCGTCATGGCTGATCCTGTTGAGTTCCTCGCCAAGCGCGGCGAGATTGTCTTCCGGCGAGCCGGCGCCGCTCAACGCGTCATGCACCGCCTGGATGATGGCGTAGGAGACCTTGTTGTAGCGCCGGCCTGAGACGGTCGAGGGCCGCGCCACCGCGCCGTCGAGAATGGCGGGAAACTCCTGATAGAGCGGATTGGATGCGATCAGTTCGGGGTCGCGATAGAGCGCGGCCCTCGTCGGATTGAACGAGCCTTTCAGCGCGCGGCGTTTCTGTTCCTCCGCGCCGGTGAGATAGCGGACGAGATCGGCCGCTTGCCTCACATGCGCAGAATATTTCGACACCGCAAGCTGCTGGCCGCCCAGCGTGGTCGCCGAACGCGCGCGCGGCCCGTCGCCGCGCGGCAGCGCCGTGACGCCGATCCTGCCGCTGACGGGACTGTCCTTCGCATTGCCGAGCGCCCATGCGTAAGGCCAGTTGCGCATGAAGATCGCCTTGCCCGACTGGAACGCCGTGCGCGTCTCTTCTTCAGCGTAGCCGAGCACGCCGCGCGGCGCGATCGTCCCGATCCATGCCTTCGCCATCGTGAGCGCAGCGATATTCTCCGGCGCCTCAGCCGTGACTCGGCCCTTCGCATCGACGATCGCGCCGTCAGAACTCGCGATCCATTCCAGCGCATTGCAGGCGAGGCCCTCATAGGCCTTGCCTTGAAAGACGAAGCCCTGAAGATCGCCTGATCCTTTGGCGCGCTCGGCTTTCAGAATCTCGGTTGCGACATCCGTGAGCTCGCGCCATGTCTTCGGGACTGGCTTGCCGTATCTCTCGAGCAGGTCCTTGCGATAATAGAGCAGCCCGACATCGACGAAGAACGGCGCCGCGATCAATTTGCCGTCGACGGTGTCGTTGGCGATCAGCACGGGCAGATGATCGGCGCGCTCATTCTCGGGAATCAGCGGCGTGAGATCGACGAGATGGCTGACGAGCATGCCGGGCCATGTCACGTCGATCTGCAGCACATCGACATCTGATGAGCGCGAGGCGAGCAGGGTGAGATAGAGCGAGAAGCGCTCGTCCGCGTTCGGCGGCGTCGCGACGAGCGAGACCTCGTTGCCGGTCTTCTTCGCCCATTCCTCCGCGCCGGTGCGGCAGAGTTCGGCCTCGACGCCGAGGGAGGAGCAGGAGATCGAAATGCGCGCGCCGGCGAGCGCGGACGGCGCGGCGAGCGCGACGCCGATGAGAAGAAGGGGGGCCCGTAAGAGGAGCGATCGCGCGCGGAACGAGGGCATAATCCCTGAACCGGCGCGCGACGGTTTGGTTCCCCGATCGCGCGCGTGAATCTCGCGCCGGCGGCGATCTCACGCCGACGCCATTCTCCTGACCGATGCGACGAATTTGCGAAGAACCGCCGACGGATTGTTCTTCTGCGCAGCGAGACCGAGAAAGGCCTTCGGCGTCGCCGGACCGCTCAGCGGCCGGTAGATGACGCCGGTCATTTTCACCGTCTTCATCGATTGAGGAACCAGCGCGACGCCAAGGCCGGCGGCGACGAGGCCGAGCGCGGAGGTGATCCGCGGCGCCTGCTGGCCGATATGCGGCGTGAAGCCGGCCTCCCGGCACGCCACGATGGTTTCGTCGTGAAGCCCGGTGCCGGGCGGGCCGATCAGCAC carries:
- a CDS encoding carbohydrate ABC transporter permease — protein: MSAKSPARAVGFYLLVAAIILYATFPFLWAIITSLKEGSAIGAGFWPTKVTLQNYRELFSEQPFLANIVNSLVVAAAVSLVSIALALIAAYPLSRLRFKGRRAMLLAILGVSMFPQIAVLAGLFEIIRALGLYNSLSGLVLANLILVLPFAAWVLTNFMRDIAVELEDAAIVDGAGPVRIALSVFAPLMAPAMAAVGLLTFITAWNEFLFALTFTLTPDKRTVPVAIALITGATAYETPWGRIMAASVIVTLPLIALVLILQRRIVAGLSAGSVKG
- a CDS encoding HNH endonuclease, with amino-acid sequence MAIPPKDVKLLWANAAGRCSFRDCRLRLCTDQSQKIANHTLGEMAHIRGERKGANRFDASQTDAERNSYDNLILLCPNHHTLIDKQANETKFSVEALHDMKSTHEAFVIGRLDRHIFRDKCEVAAYVFPSMNENHLVFKAFGPHSEVARKNPASEAHAVWLLERMSTIVPNNRRMMETIDASKHLFSPTEQIILSEFALHVRSYELWVRDEVNYEGVVRFPRQFEILIRELVDASA
- a CDS encoding ABC transporter substrate-binding protein, with product MPSFRARSLLLRAPLLLIGVALAAPSALAGARISISCSSLGVEAELCRTGAEEWAKKTGNEVSLVATPPNADERFSLYLTLLASRSSDVDVLQIDVTWPGMLVSHLVDLTPLIPENERADHLPVLIANDTVDGKLIAAPFFVDVGLLYYRKDLLERYGKPVPKTWRELTDVATEILKAERAKGSGDLQGFVFQGKAYEGLACNALEWIASSDGAIVDAKGRVTAEAPENIAALTMAKAWIGTIAPRGVLGYAEEETRTAFQSGKAIFMRNWPYAWALGNAKDSPVSGRIGVTALPRGDGPRARSATTLGGQQLAVSKYSAHVRQAADLVRYLTGAEEQKRRALKGSFNPTRAALYRDPELIASNPLYQEFPAILDGAVARPSTVSGRRYNKVSYAIIQAVHDALSGAGSPEDNLAALGEELNRISHDGAWN
- a CDS encoding carbohydrate ABC transporter permease, with protein sequence MPGAMAPRASAPAARYESAATKPSAFEAQAARAKWLMLAPLLVVLLLVAGWPLIRTISESFTDAYLSSPDSKFVGLDNYVALMQDPRWRRAVLNTLAFALISVALETILGVAIALVLNANMPGRGLTRAAMLIPWAIPTVVSAKMWAWMLNDLNGVVNMMLMKIGLIAQPIAWLADPWLAMASVIAVDVWKATPFMALLALAALQTIPDEVYESAKLDGAGAWTIFTRITLPLIAAALTIAVIFRALDALRIFDVIYVLTGTTRATSTMSIYARQQLVEFQDVGFGSAAATCVFLIIAIIVAIVVTVRRVDVEPLRSAS